The genome window GCGGCAAGTTCCGGCTCAAGATCAAGTTTGGGTACGACTTCCCATTCAAGGCTCCTTCTGTATgtcgagggaaggttggagatggcggctgacagcagctcaAGTTCGCCACCAAGATGTACCACCCCAACATTGATAGTGATGGCAAGTGCGTATAGCCCGAGAGCGAGCTGACGAAAGCATCTGTATTGGCGTGCTCAAGGCGGAGGCGTGGAAGCCATCGACCAAGATGGCGTCTGGTGCGTTCCTCATTCCTCACTCCCAGGATCTGCCTTACATCAGTGCTGCTGTCGCTAtacgacctcgtcgagaacCCGAACCCGGACGACCCGCTTGTCACCTCGATCGTGAGTCTGAAGATGGAGAGAACTGACTCGAGGCTGAGCAGTACGCGACGGACCGTCCTGCGTTCAAcaagaaggccgccgagTACACCAAGATGGTGAGCTGACGAGACTGGACGAGCTGACGATAGTACGCCATCTAGGCCTATCAACATCATATAGGCTCCTCCAGTAGATATCGGTGGATGCATAACCTCACGTGGCGGATGTGACTGGCTTGGCAGAATTGGCAGCGCGTACGTGCGAAAACAACGACATGGCCTTGCCGATGAGCCtgggcctcggcatcgccTCTGAATCTCCTACATCCGTGGCTGTGTACCCTTTACTGTATGGCTGCGTACCTTGGCTTCCTACGGTGGCTACGTTCACTTTGAGCACGAGAGTTTCTCGCGACCCCGATCTCTGCTGCACGGCGTTGACCGGTGGCCCCGCGCCAACCGGTGACCAATGGGCCTGTGGGCCAATGATCAGTGGACCTGTTCCTTGTGCGCGACCATGTGACCCCTAGCAGGTATTGCGTTATCTCTTGTACGATCTACAAACCAGAAAGATACGACACAGTGTACACAGCACAGCCACAGCTATTCCAGGATCCGAGCAGCTGTTTAGCCAGTCGGTGATTCACAGCTGTGACATTTCTTGCACAGACCGCAATGCAACCAACCGTTCAACTCGTTTCTATTCGGCAACGCAGGCTCGCGTGACATCTTCCAGAGGTCTTGCACAAGGACACATGACGAGCAAGGCCAAACACGACCCCGATCGGTTTGAGATCTGACAGGATAAGGGGGATTAGTTTGGGTGGGCCTAGTGTGCTTTTGTATCACACCTCCGTTCCTGTATGCTTAACATAGATCACTACATAGTCTTTGCTATTCTGAGCCACGCTTGATCAGAAGAAGAGTACCACTTACGCACAGGCCGCTAGATGGCACTGCATTTACGTATACATATGCATTGTCGTGACTCCTGCGTCCTACATGACACTGCATACTGCTTAGACTTTACACAGTCGGGTCAACAAAGTCAAGCAACATACAGTACAACATAATGGGTGGGTTACGATAGGAAGACGACGCGACGCTCACGCAGCCCgcgacgaagacgaggtgTCGATCTGGTCGTTTGAGGAGCAGTCTGGGAGCTGGTGTTGTTTTGTGAGTTGGAGGGGCAtaggaaggagggggaaggggagaaCGACGCCAAGGCAAGGAGGGGATAGTAAggcgaagacgaggagctcacaccaggcATCCAAGAAACCCGCACCGCTGGCCAAATCGACAGCCCAGTTGTCGCCATCGACAGCCCAGTTGTCGCCCGACTCGCAGCGAGTATACCGTCCCAACGCGATGCAAGTCccgccctcatccccaccctcgccttcgcccgccccctccccctcggcAGCCAGTGCCTCTGCCAGTACTCAACCCCGTTCTGTGCCTCAAAAGGGAACCGGTAATCCCACGGGCCTTCGCCCACCCCCTCGGATCCACGCGTAGATCAACTTCCATCCCGTATTCACTGTACATGTTTTCTATATCTATTCACACGCGACGATCTACTCCTTATCCCACTTGACTCCCTCCACAGCCTTGCGGAGCGccacatcctcctctctATCGAGCGTACTTTCATCCCCCAGTTCCTCAAGTCCCTCATTGCTCTCTATCTCGCGCTCCCTCtccgcgagctcctcatcAGCCGCATGCCATCCTCTCGCCCGTGTGACGGCCCTCTCCCATCCACGCCTCATCTTGCGTCGTTTAGCCTCCGTGATTTTGGGACTGAAGAGCTGGCTATCGGCCGTATTAACGTCCTTCAATGTCTCGGGGTTGTTGATGTCCCAACCGAACAACCCCAACGCGTGCGCGGCCAACAAAGCCGATCCGAGGGCTGTCGATTCGCGCATAGATGGCCGCAGGACTTTGAACCCCCCAATGTCGGCTTGGAGTTGCATCGCCAGGTTGGAATTCGTGACCCCGCCATCGACcttgagcgtgtcgagTTTGACAccggcctcgcgctcgatcACGTCGAGAACTGCGCGAGATTGGTAGCATACCGCCTCGAGGGTTGCGCGGGCGATGTGAGCCGACGTCGAGTACGAGGTTAGACCGATGATCGTGCCCGTCTAGTGTTAGTGTGTGGTGGTCAGTGGAAAAGAACTCACAGCACTCCGGTCCCAGTAGGGTGCGAGGAGGCCTGCAAAGGCCGTCACGAAGTAGACGCCGCCCGTGTCCTCGACAGAGCCGGCTAGCAtgtccatctcgcgcgacTCTTCGATCAGGTTGACCTGGTCGCGTagcctggggtcagcccAGCCGGATCCCGCACTCACCACTTGATCGCTGAGCCGGCTACCGCAATCGAACCCTCGAGCGCGTAGACGGGTGCGGCATTCGGACCAGGCTGGTATGCAACCGTCGTGAGCAGCCCGTTGTCCGATTTAACAATCTCGTCGCCCGTGTTGAACAGCATGAACGCGCCCGTTCCGTATGTAttcttggcgtcgccgcgccgcaGGCACTTGTTACCGACAAGCGCAGCCTGTTGGTCGCCAACAATACCAGCAATCGGCACACCAATGAGAGCCTCGATGCCCATACTCGCCGCGACCTTGCCATACACCTCGGCACTAGACACGATCTTAGGGAGCACGTTTTCGTTAATCCCAAAAAAGTCAAGCAGGCCCTTATGCCACTGCAGGCTCTTGAGGCTGATAAGCAATGTGCGAGACGCGTTCGTCACGTCGATGATATGCAGTCCACCCTCCGCTCCTCCAGTCAGGttctgatgtcagccaACTCTTTAGGTAACTTACGTAGACGAGCCATGAATCGACAGTTCCAAACAAAAGGTTGCCAGCCTCGTCAGCCTCGCGCACAGCCTTGTGGTGATCGATCATCCAACGGAGCTTGATCGCCGAGAAATATGTCGAGAGCGGAAGGCCCGTCAGACTGACAAGCGCGTCCTTTCCCTTCACACGGGTGCCATCAATATCGAAaccctcggcgtcgagtttGTCCTCGAACTGCTGCACCACCGCAACCGTGCGCGTGTCGTCCCACACGATCGCGTTACACAGTGGCTGGCCGGTCTTGCGACTCCAACACAACGTCGTCTCGCGCTGGTTCGTGATCCCAATACCGCGTACGCTGTCCCTGTGCCACCCCATGAATTCGAGCTTGTACATTGCGCGGCTCATGCATTCGCGCATtgcgtcgacgagggcctCGGGGTTGTGTTCGTGCCATCCGGCGTGGGGGAGGATCTGCTCAAACTCGGTCTGGTGCTCGGTGATGATCTtggcgtgctcgtcgaACACAATGAAGCGGGTCGAGCTGGCATCAGTGGGGACGGACCCCATGGGGGAAAGGGAGTGGAGTCCCCGGAATGGAAACTCACGTAGTGCCACAGTCAAGAGACGCGATAAACTCGCCGGTCCGCAATTCCCTGTTCTCGATGGCGCTGAAACCGGCCAGGCCACCAAGCTTGCCGAGAATAGGGTGCGCCCCGGTCTCGGCAAAGCTATTCTTCCGACTGGCTACCTGCTCGTTCGCGAGCGGCTGTGTCGGCGAACCCGCGCGTGAGAGGAGCGATGGCGTGGGTGGACCCGAGTACTCGGCCTTTGTTATGGGACGTGGGCCAGACGCATGGGACGAACGCCGGCTACCACTGGCTGAGTAGGTGGGGCGGGGCatggccaagctcggccgcctAGAGGACGCAGGTGTCGAGAATGGCGACTCAACAGCCGACTCGTCGAGGGGAGACATGATAGGCAGAGGTGCTGACTTGCGCAAGAAAGTGAGATGCGGGTTGAGTTGCGCGTGATGCCACTATAGTGACGAGAGAGAAGTTGGGAGATGAGAAGGAGTGAATGATAAAAACACGAGGTGAGTACCGCGGCAGAAAAAGGAGGGTGAGATTTGACTATCGTGATATGCAAATGCAAACAGAGATAGAGTGGTAGCGGAGATGGCGGGCCGGTGTCGAGTTGGAATCAACAGTATCATCCAACTGGTTGTGCAACGGTCACTTCGGTCACTCCGGCTACTCCACcggcccgccgcccgccgcccggTCACCAACTGTCGTTGAGAATCACACCAATAAATACACGTCATTCATGCATACTATTTTAAGGCGATTGATTTGTATCGTCCTATGCATCTACTCTCACCACCATGGTAGCCAGCCGAGGTCTAACCCCAACAATCACAGGGCTACGCCCAACAACTGTCACCTCATGTGTAGAAGTTTCCACGAGGTTGTCACGAGGTTGTAACGAGGTACCAGGAACAGAGCCAGAGTTATAGGAGCACGACTTTGTAAAGTAACAGTGTGATCGCCGGTATTACATTGTCCCTTTCGGTTTTGGAATCCCCCAATGAAGTCGATCGACGGAATTAGGTCACCCCTGGTACTTTAGAATACTTAAAACTCCACGCGTCACAAGTTGGTTCACACCACTCTAACCTACTAATACTCACAACAACCTTTAATCTCAACGCCGTCACGTCTTCTTTCACCTTGTCTACCTAACCTTTCACAGCACAGCACACATTTGGTCACCTACACATACTCTCATTAACTCTATTCCATCTCGGCCAACACGCGCGCCTCTACTTGGCATCTCACGCCATCCACTCTACACGCGCGCCTGTGCGAGTCCGCTGGCGCCCGGTACTCCACCTATGCGGCCAAAACGAGCATTCTACATCGCTCAACACACTCCCGACGCCTCACCACGACTTGGACCACTGCGTTCCCCGCCGTCTCCAATGCTCGGTTTCAACCAGCGCGCCCTCCCTCAACCGGGGAGTATGAGCGTGCCGCGGCCGATCCGTCGACCGCGCAAGATCCTCtacgtcgtcatcgtcttAGGCCTCCTCTACTGGTTTGGCATTCGGCATCACCTCGGCAAAGAGATGGAGGACCCGTTACCGCTCGGATTTGCGCCTGAGCACGGCCACCGGCGGAGACCACGCACCATGACCTTTACGCGGAATGGCTTGGCAACGCTCAACCCGTTGCGGCGCGGTGCACCACAGCCAGAACATCCGTTCTATGAACTGatggagcgcggcgaggagacgtGGCGTCTCGTGCGCGATCGCCAGAGCAAGAATGTCGagcaggcggcgcgcgagtACAAGCGCCGGTATGGGATGGACCCACCCGAGGGGTTTGACAAGTGGTTTGCGTGGGCAAAGGaacgcggcgtcgagcttgtcgacgagtacgaccTGATGATGAGGGATATTCTCGCACACCACGCACTCGAGCCTGCGACGTTTATTGCCCGCTCGCAGGGGCTCGCGAGCACAGAACAACACGCGTACCAGATCAACATTTCGCGCGAGAGCGTCAAGCTGTCGGGCAAGCGCGCAAATGCAGGGCGGCCCAAGAAGCTCGCAGCGCTGATCGATTCGTTCCGCACCGCGCTGCCAcccaacctcaacctcgcaATGACGGGAAGCGACCACGACGTCAGCGGTGTCGTGTTAGGCAAGGATCAGCGGAAGCGGGCCAAGGAGCTCGTGAGCTCAGGGGCGCACTTtacggccgaggagctgcgaCACTACGAGAACCCCCGGCGCACAACAGCGTGGGGTTGGTTCAAGGCGTGCCCGCTCGACTCGCCGGCCAACATGCTCTCCGGTGCCGAAGACGGTGAGACGCATGAGAAGGCATTCATCCACGACCACGTCGCGACGATGGACTTTTGCGAGTTTCCCAACCTCAAGCGCCTGCACGGCGCGTTACAGGTCGACCGTGAGGaccgctcgccgagcgtACTCAAGCCGTGGTTTGTGCACTCGAAGCTGCCGGGCGACGCgagcttcctcctccccccgcTCGAGGGCTTTGTCAACCTGACCGACAAGGCGATCGCCGACATTGGCAAGTGggaggacaagctcgacccACGTGTACACTGGCGCGGAGGTACGACTGGCGGTCTCCCAACCCAGACCGACTGGCGCGACCAGCACCGCTACCGCCTGCACCTCATGTTTAACGGGCGGAAAGGCAACGACAGCGATTGGGAAGAGACCGTGTCCAATGTCATGCTCCCAGACGGGCGGGGCGGCTACACCCGCACCGACCGGCacggcgcgcagctcgccaaAGAATATGgcgacgtcaagctcaGCGGCAAGATCATCGGCTGCCCAAACGAGGCGCTGTgcgaggagatcaaggccgagatTGAGACGTCCCCCATGCTGCCGGCGAACAACACGTGGATGTTCCGATacatgctcgacgtcgatggTAACGGGTGGAGTGAGCGCTTCCATCGTCTCCTatcgagcgcgtcgcctGTGCTCAAGATGACAATCTTTGCCGATTGGCACATGGTGAGTTAGCTCGATGCTTAGCGCGCTTCTCAGCTGACATGCAGGATCGCCTCATTCCCTGGTACCACTATATCCCTATCCAGGCCGACTATTCTGACCTGTACGACGTGCTGGCCTTCTTCATAGGCCCGACGCGCCAAGACGGCACGATCGACCACGAGCGCGGACACGACTACCTGGGCAAAAAGATTGGCAAGGCCGGACAGGACTTTACGCTCCAGCACTGGCGCTGGGTCGACATGCAGGCTTATGTGAGTTTCCTTTACCTTTTGATTGAGCTAATGGAAGATGTAccgtctccttctcgagctgcaTCGCCTACAccagctcgaccgcgccaAAGCGAGTTACCACCCCTAACTCTAGAACCTAGACCTGTCTGCCATCTGGGATGTCATCTGATCACCTGTATACTATGCATGGATACCTTAGTCTCATCTACATCTTGCTCTTGTCCTATACTACGCGTCACTACACCTACTGTCACTGAACGCGCGCTCAACCCTCTCCGCGAGAGCCAGATCCTTCCCCGTCACCCCGGGCGACGGCTTACCTTCCATCTGTACACCCATTGGAGGCATCGGTGTATGCGTATGCGTCGCAATGTACAGCACGTATCCGGCATTTGGGGCGAGCTCTGCAACATCGGGCGGTAGATCAGATGCCGGCGCTGCGAGCAGGACCGGATGGTGCTGCGATCAGCGCTGAGTCGACTTGGCTCGACACCTTCCCTCTACGCGTCTCCGtcccaaccttcctcgcctccttcctcccaccGGCATATGTAATGGTGTCTCTCTCATCACATCTGGCACCATTCCCCTTCTCCTTTatcatcaccatcatcaACGATACTCAATCttgcgtcgacgccgtAATGATGGCCCTTACTGTCTGGCTCGTCACGGTTTGGCTCGTcatgacgtcggcgtctGCAAAGCGCAAGGTAGCGAGAGGGGCCAAGAGCACCTTTCccccaaccttcctcgactgCATAACCACGCAACATACACAGCCACCTGCGTCACCTGCTTCCAccatcatcctctcccAAAACACATCACAGATCGCTTGCCGGCTGCCTCTGCATCACTGACTCGTCTTCCAGACTGGGCCAGTCTTCACACCACACACCATCTTCCAGACTGCCCACTCCTGCACACCACACACCACCGGCCTATGCCCCACAGACTCATCGGCCCCGGACACAACGGCCCTATCACGTTCAGCCCATCACCATCCCCTCACagtcaccttccccaccccacGCCCAGATCACACCCTAGTCATTCACCAACATGTCGCACCCCACACACAACACACACTCACATCTAGTTCCTCAACGGCCTCTCCGATCCGTGCCATGAGTGTCATGAGCGCGCGCCATCCATCGCGATCGCTCGGGAACCCGTACGCGCGCACCAGACGGCGTCCCTGCAGATCCGCACCCGAGATCATGTCCTCCGCCGCAGACTGTGTCGTCGCACCTGGTCCGCTAGTCTGGAGCACGTCCAGACGCCATCCCGCTGCGTGAAGAGGCGCAAAGGCTGCGAGGAAGGCAGGCAGTGTTGGCAGGCGATATGGGgatgggcggcgggcgcggactgtggaggctgaggggtcggtggaggtcgacatGGATCGGGCCTGTAAAGGCGCAGTTCGCACTGAGCCCAAACCTCGTGTTGGGGGACTCGAGACACGACCGGATCGATGCGCAGACGTAACCACAAACGTCGACAGATACCGGAGGACCTCGGGAAAGGCTGCGTGGCCGCGCCGTGCGATGAGCGTCATAATGTTGTTGCTGATTGTCGTGCTCCAAATCGGGGCACAACTGATTCGACACGCGAAATTGGAACCCACGTGAGATTACGCGGGCCTGGATATCCAGACCCGCCCGTTGTCTTGGCGGAAGGTTTGGTTTGGGGTTTGTGAGCGAAAAATGAGAGTCGTGGTCGAGGTGGGCAAGTGAAATGGTGGACCAGTTGCAAGGAGAACCAGGGCGGAAGGATTTCAGGGCCGGTTACGCCTCTCCGCACGTTTGCACAGTCTCCCTTGGGTCTATAGCCCGAATCAGACAACAGGGTAAGATAAGGCACCTATCGGAAAGGCGGTCGCAAGGTTGGTACCTGATTCTGTACTCGAGACAAGCTAGACAAGAAAAAGCGGCTGAGCACTGCCGGAGTACCTGTGCATGTCGCCAAGTTATCACCCGCTCAAAGTCGCGACCGAGCTTGTACGGGCGGACCGGAGACACTGCAAGCTGCAATGATGAGAGGTTTGAGCTTAGGCGGGGCGCCACACCTTCCGAGACCTCGGCTTCGATTTGATCCAGAGTGTGTGACGTTTGGTATCTCGGAGTGGGAAGGATCGAGTGTGTCATGGTGCTCCCCTGGTGCTCCAGTAGATCAAGGAGGCGACGAAAGAGTGGATCGGGATGCCGGAGGGTCAATCACGACTACGAAGTCTACCGGGCAAGCTTTAGCCTGGTTATCCCGAATGACTACGATTTTGGCCGAGGGGTACGGCTTCCCCCGCATACACTCCCTAAACTCCCTCgctctcatcctcaccctcaaaCCCCCATACCTAAACCTACTTGCCTCCCCTTACCACAGCTTCCGTCCGCCCGGAACCAGGACATGAACAAACCCCAGGCCGTCAAAGCCGAACGATTTCGAACCACAGAACCTGCACACCAACGCCAGATGCCTACCACGCATCATCCGTCGCTGGTGCATATGCAGTGCCAGAGGCCAGAAGGGGCACAGATACATGGATAAGGGCGTGTTTTGGTATGGGACCGGGTCATGacgagagggagggggagggcaAAGGGTTCTTCTGTCAATCGTGCCTCGGCTTTGGTTGCCAGAGAACAGAGACACCAAAAGAGTTGCTAACTGCCGACGTGCCGACTCGCTCGGCCCTAGAGGTCTTTTGCTCATCTTGCTCTCATTTcgccccgccccgccctcctctctcaCAACCTGGTCCCTCGTCTACCCAGCTCTCCGGCTCTCCGGCTCTCTGCCTCTGTAACTTGACACCTGTCCCTCTCGTCTTTTTGAGCCCCGTCTCCTATCCAGGTCCTCGCTCCGCTCGCTACGCCTACGCCGACCATCTACCGTTCACCCCCTTACCCCCCACCCATCCATTCCCCCCTTACCCCCCACCCTCAAcccaacctcctcacctcgaAACCGTCCAACCCAAACCTTTGCTTTCTCTTCACCCATACTCCATCTGCACCATCGCAAAACCCCATCGGTCTCTTTGACCAAACCACCAaccctccccttccctcctcctccgtcagCATCTACGAGCTGCAGCGGACGCCGGCCGCAGCAGTCCAGCAGCTAgccttcctcgctgtcgcACACCACATCCCGAACGGTGCCCATCATGACCACGACGCAAGAGTCCGCCCCAGCGCCCCACGCTGAGGTGCCCCCCACcgacgtcgcggcggaCCACTCCGACGCTATTGCTGCTGGcaacgaggacggcgtcgcTACCGTCGAGGGTATGGAGGCCGGTGTCGCtggcctcgccctcggcaacGTGCCGCAGCCGCAGTCCGAGCTGCACCGCGCATGTGCCGAAGGAcgcctcgaggatgtcCGCGTAACTCTTGGCCGCGGtctcgatgcgctcgagtcgctcggTGAGTTTTGGTTTTCTTTATGCTGTGATGGCAGTGGGCAGGGGTGATGCCGGCAATCCGGCGACACAActtttttttttttttttttttttcggggcgacgacgaaggCCCATGTCCCAACACCATCACAGCGGCttgtcgtcatcgtcagGTGCACTGACCCCGTACAGACATTGCGACTGGATGCACCCCTATCGTGCTCGCAGTCACCCACGgccacgccgacgtcgtccgTGAGCTCCTCACGGCTGGTGCTATTGTCCCGCCTCCTGGCCTCACTATGGACCCCACGATGCTGTCGATCCTCTACCCCCACGCGCAGGCCATGTACGGCGTTCCTCCGCCGTTTGCGATGCCGCAGTTCTTCCAGCCAGGATACTACGGCGGGCCCGCTCACTTTGCCCCCCGTAAGGAGGGCGGCTCGCCCAACGGCCATGCCAACGGAGCTGCCAGCGGCGGTGCCAACGGCAACGGGCCCAACCTCCCACCGGCAGAGGTCGCCAAGACCATTCCCTGCCGCAACTTCCCCAACTGCAAGTACGGCGCGTCGTGCATGTTTTTCCACCCCCTCCACCAGCCCGGCTTTTTCCCGCCCCAAGGTTACTACGAGGGCGGCTTTGTTCCTTACCCTCCTGGTGCTCCCTTCTTCCCGGGTGCGCAAGAGTTTGTCCCTCAGCAGCAGCCCAACGGGGGGCCTGCAGAGTCCGCGCCTGTGTCCGCTGATGAGGCGGTCACACCATCAGAGGAGAACGGGGAAGCCGGGCCGAAGCACGAGGCTGCGGCTCACATTCCCTCGGCCGGTGCCGCAGCGTTTGTTCCAGGTATGCCTATGCCGCAGGAGATGATGAACGGCTTTGTTGGCTCGCCTCCCGTCGGTTTCATGTCACCTCTTATGCCCACTCAGGACGCTGCGGCGTTCTATGCCACCTCTCCGCCCCAGTTCCAGCCCTTC of Cutaneotrichosporon cavernicola HIS019 DNA, chromosome: 4 contains these proteins:
- a CDS encoding uncharacterized protein (Belongs to the ubiquitin-conjugating enzyme family) — translated: MSSAAVKRAQRELGELRANPLTNIEVETEGDNLLLWNVTMIGPTGPYEGGKFRLKIKFGYDFPFKAPSLKFATKMYHPNIDSDGNICIGVLKAEAWKPSTKMASVLLSLYDLVENPNPDDPLVTSIYATDRPAFNKKAAEYTKMYAI
- the GUT1 gene encoding uncharacterized protein (FGGY family of carbohydrate kinases, C-terminal domain); the encoded protein is MSPLDESAVESPFSTPASSRRPSLAMPRPTYSASGSRRSSHASGPRPITKAEYSGPPTPSLLSRAGSPTQPLANEQVASRKNSFAETGAHPILGKLGGLAGFSAIENRELRTGEFIASLDCGTTSTRFIVFDEHAKIITEHQTEFEQILPHAGWHEHNPEALVDAMRECMSRAMYKLEFMGWHRDSVRGIGITNQRETTLCWSRKTGQPLCNAIVWDDTRTVAVVQQFEDKLDAEGFDIDGTRVKGKDALVSLTGLPLSTYFSAIKLRWMIDHHKAVREADEAGNLLFGTVDSWLVYNLTGGAEGGLHIIDVTNASRTLLISLKSLQWHKGLLDFFGINENVLPKIVSSAEVYGKVAASMGIEALIGVPIAGIVGDQQAALVGNKCLRRGDAKNTYGTGAFMLFNTGDEIVKSDNGLLTTVAYQPGPNAAPVYALEGSIAVAGSAIKWLRDQVNLIEESREMDMLAGSVEDTGGVYFVTAFAGLLAPYWDRSATGTIIGLTSYSTSAHIARATLEAVCYQSRAVLDVIEREAGVKLDTLKVDGGVTNSNLAMQLQADIGGFKVLRPSMRESTALGSALLAAHALGLFGWDINNPETLKDVNTADSQLFSPKITEAKRRKMRRGWERAVTRARGWHAADEELAEREREIESNEGLEELGDESTLDREEDVALRKAVEGVKWDKE
- a CDS encoding uncharacterized protein (glucosyltransferase activity) translates to MRPKRAFYIAQHTPDASPRLGPLRSPPSPMLGFNQRALPQPGSMSVPRPIRRPRKILYVVIVLGLLYWFGIRHHLGKEMEDPLPLGFAPEHGHRRRPRTMTFTRNGLATLNPLRRGAPQPEHPFYELMERGEETWRLVRDRQSKNVEQAAREYKRRYGMDPPEGFDKWFAWAKERGVELVDEYDLMMRDILAHHALEPATFIARSQGLASTEQHAYQINISRESVKLSGKRANAGRPKKLAALIDSFRTALPPNLNLAMTGSDHDVSGVVLGKDQRKRAKELVSSGAHFTAEELRHYENPRRTTAWGWFKACPLDSPANMLSGAEDGETHEKAFIHDHVATMDFCEFPNLKRLHGALQVDREDRSPSVLKPWFVHSKLPGDASFLLPPLEGFVNLTDKAIADIGKWEDKLDPRVHWRGGTTGGLPTQTDWRDQHRYRLHLMFNGRKGNDSDWEETVSNVMLPDGRGGYTRTDRHGAQLAKEYGDVKLSGKIIGCPNEALCEEIKAEIETSPMLPANNTWMFRYMLDVDGNGWSERFHRLLSSASPVLKMTIFADWHMDRLIPWYHYIPIQADYSDLYDVLAFFIGPTRQDGTIDHERGHDYLGKKIGKAGQDFTLQHWRWVDMQAYMYRLLLELHRLHQLDRAKASYHP
- a CDS encoding uncharacterized protein (Pterin 4 alpha carbinolamine dehydratase) yields the protein MSTSTDPSASTVRARRPSPYRLPTLPAFLAAFAPLHAAGWRLDVLQTSGPGATTQSAAEDMISGADLQGRRLVRAYGFPSDRDGWRALMTLMARIGEAVEELDHHPVLLAAPASDLPPDVAELAPNAGYVLYIATHTHTPMPPMGVQMEDGRQV